In Vicia villosa cultivar HV-30 ecotype Madison, WI linkage group LG7, Vvil1.0, whole genome shotgun sequence, the DNA window ataatttattagttaattttttagattaataatttttaattagtttaataattgaatttaggttaataatgttaaattaattaggtttagtaatttaatttaggtcaataattttaaaaattaattttaggcttTAATTAActaggttaaataatttaataattaggttCGTAAGTTTATCAACAATGTAAGGGTTGTCTATCAAACTGTAGGCTTAGGTTTCAACCTTTAGGTTTGTCTAGGTTTTTTAGCCATAAAGTTTTTTAACCCTGATTTTCTTAAACTTATATTTATACGCGAATTCTCTTCTCACCCCATACTCTGTGATCGTCGCATgtgtctttttttttaattctaccttattactttttattttattattcgcaTTACTATTGTCTGCTATTATTAtatatctgccccaaagccatgtacacaaagttttctacctttctttctgccttttattttctgttacccttcaagggttttattgtaatagtaattaggtttatttttctgcctttaccTTCTGCATTtttaaattgcgtggttagtaatcttagggagtgcaagccttgaactgaattagcatcactaattacaagataaaattatctgaatattaatcacttgattggtgcacacacacacctttaaggtaaccactcttatgctgccttttcgatcaaatagtcaagtcccttcgagcgtagggataccttagcttgctgccttcgattcaaaaatcaccatgtccctccgattcaaagatcatagtcccttcgatgttgccttcgatataaatgatctcgtccctcgattaaatggtgatcgtcccttcgaatgctaaggtgtccttacagttgcctaaatgactattatatccttccctaaaggctacctgccctctttatggtagggacagtgtTATGGAGAAtgataacttcgatgacccttcaacatccaattgaaagactttctgccctctcatggtatggatataccctttcgcccgaaagacttaaagaacaaaaaagacagtcttagggtaggtgttcttaaatgcttgctcacattccattcaaaattcaaaatgcttttcacacctccttttcaaatcaattcaaaaaggctacgcttacttacaagctaaagtccttattcaaaatcttttcaaacaattcaaacaaacaagtgagctaagcaattaagaacccatggataaccatggatacaaagggtgctttcaccttccctttgtataacctaccccccgaactcaagtcttttagaaaggtctttcctattcttttagccttttcaattggataaaataaaagtcggtggcgactcttgcttaccgcgacattttctaaaagtcagtttgtaacacccgtatattttaatttttaatttaaatggaaatttaattaataattagaattattggtggtttgtgggatttaattggaaaaaaatggtttatggtgttgggccatgtgtgatgctaaggaatgagggggtgttatgttagtaaagatcctattctaattaaagcttattttataaaatattaaggaattgagaataagagaaaggaacgtgaaaagagtttggaacacgaagaacgtgaaagaggagcaatggagggagagaccaattaagaactcttggctaaggtaagggggggactctccggttatcatctattatcgtgttcttagataataatattgattagggatgttgttgagtcaaatGGATTATATGTTaagtttagggaggttatgaattgatgaaaattgcatggattatcgattgattatgtgttgttttgacgTGTGATGATGAGTAATGATGCAATTTATGATCAAccgcctgtatatgatgtttggagTTAGTTTTGGACTTAGATTGagtgagatcgcaggatctgacgcagacctgaaagtctgtgaaatcgccagttcgcgccgcgtcccagtgttggagccgcgaaggcgtacttgttttctcgtttcgcgccgcatgCATATGTTGCGCCGCGAACACGTTTGTGTgattcaggtcgcgccgcgaaccttggttgcgccgcgtgctgtagcgatagttgttttcttgggtaagttaaatgatgtgtaactttcaaaccgtaggtctatttttagtgtcgtttcgagcacgatgaatcttatgagatagcctacgtgtttaaatgatggaatgaggtgtgaatccaattatttttaaatattattctatttcttggtgaatgatgtattgtacatatatgtgatgagatgtgttaaatacatgctatgttgaaatattaatcatgtgacgatttgtttaattggatgatgtattgttgacatatatgataaaatgtgacaatataagatgttgttttgaaaaacattatgatgtgatgatttgttgagaattatatgatgttgattgattggttttggaatgatgtggatacatgtgtgttcttcttattgatgatgattgatgtggacacatgtatgttctttaaatgatgatgatgatgatgattgattgtatttgaatgatgctaacgtatataaacatacttgatgatgatgatgatgatgaaatgggtatttgatgatgttactcatcagacttgacgatggtataagtatgttcatgtatgtttgcattcattcatattcattgatgatgttgtatccatgatgatgtgttggatcagtgaaggacatgattcccattgtgttgaatctgtgctggcagggccgtatcttgatgatgttggatcggtaatgggttattcccatttgatgaggttggtaccacatgcatagtgtcagttcatacatatgcatacttttataacatgattggaagtattccagtgttataaatattgatgatgtgttggttgcgtgtttcgttgaattaatgttgagtatgattgtctgtttgaaagatgtgttctgttgacgtttgtgtaaatgatggatgttcctgataatctgaatatgatgaaattggatgaatgatataactatgatgtattgttatttaagatgcaataacatttgttaactgtgatgacaCTCACCCTTACATATtaatattttcagattgaggatagctgctttcgacttggtgaggattaactcataagtcagtgtattagtgtagtgccaggtgtcatgctctgatattgtaacactgggggaacgctagtttagagtttacgATGATActatatcgtgttgttattgtattaattctgtgggatattgcatagatgatgttatgcttatccgtatgatgaattttccgctgtgttaacatgagatgtttatgagttatgatgaattgttccttagtgaaaccATGACAATGGATTTAtgataaattggtttaaattgaattgtggcacccttggtttcatgttttactctgaaaattattttataaatttccgcggggtttagaagggtgttacacagttTACCGTATTACAGATATAAActataaaagaaagaaaacacttaacaacaatgattgatatatatatatatatatatatatatatatatatatatatatatatatatatatatatatatatatatatatatatatatatatatatatatatatatatatatatatatatatatatatatatatatatatatatatatatggagcatatcaaataagagcattttataatgagagatgagaggaacaaatatcaataattagattcatcaagagagagaatgtaatagccacattaatgcattaacattctctctcttgatgaatctaatggttgatatttattcctctcatctctcattataaaatgctctcacttgatgaatatatatatatatatatatatatatatatatatatatatatatatatatatatatatatatagggacgactcaggtgagaacacttggttattatgagaaatgagaacaatgaatcacgaccgttaaattttaattttttgattttaatggactggattgatttctctttctaaaatctttaatatttattttaaatcaatatagagAAACCAATCCACTTcattaaaatcaaaaaataaaaatttaatggtcatgattcattgttctcatttctcataataaccaagtgttatcacttgagtcgtcccatatatatatatatatatatatatatatatatatatatatatatatatatatatatatatatatatatatatatatatatatatatatatatatatatatgtgtatattgATGATGTATTTGTACTATCAGGTGAATTTTGTAGTTATATTATAAGcacatttatttaaatttaaactcATCATCAATTATACATAGCGATGATGTACTTATACATGATTTCCACGAGTGAAATATCAATACTCTAAAACGGAAAGATAGATATAATAACAACAAAGATGGTTGTCTTTCAAACCCTCTCTTGATCTACACACAACATTATTTATTGATGAAATTTATTATTACGAAAAGTGTGTCATAAAAGATGATATGGCTCTTAGTTGCGAGTGTTGTCTACTTTAGTTTTCCTGCCAAAAAGATCACCAATAGGCACAGAAAAACTTACACCAGAAGTACTCCTAATAGGCACACGATCGAATCCGCCACCAAGACCGACGTTATCACCACCATCCATCGGATAACCTCTGTAGCCACCATTTTGCTTTTCAATATTTTCtgcaaatatattttatataaatatttatattaattgtattatatgGGTGTAGGTTTACTAGGAAGAAAAAATTTATAAGTAAATATGACAtataattaattagaaaaaaatGAATAGCTCTCACCCATTTTGATATTGGAGGATGGTTCAGTGAGGACTCTAGCTGACACCTCAGAGGAGAAAAGAAGAACCATAGCCATAAGGCCAAGGATGAGGATTATTGTTTTTTTCGAttccatttaaaatattaaacttGACAAATTGATTCAGTTGCAGAATGCTGTGGTAAACGATGAGAAAACTAGAAAGAAAGTGTGTGATATATATAATGAATGGAAGGAGTGATCAATACGGAACATTTATACATCTTGATATTGATTTTAATGGACGTCCTATGTCTACGTGGTATCTCATGCAGAGATAAATACCAAATAATCCCCGCACTATTTTGAGAGTGGTACAGGTAGTCTATCCTAAGTTTTGATAGAGTGCAACTCTATACATTAGTTTAATTTACTAGAATTCTTACAACgttaattttttttccatcaaCATTCTTAAAACGTGGGTAAATTTAATAACCCAAAAAATTGTTATTTGAGAAGATAAATTAACAATAACtaaaaaacaatgaaaaataTAAGGAAAAGTTTATTGTCGAGGTAACACAATACATCTAGGGTAAAATTGACTGAACTGTCGATAGTCATGTTTATTTACTACCAAGTTCAAGTATATTACAACAACTAAAGCGTCTAAAAAACTTTTGTGGATAAGGAACACTACTACAAAACACGCACACAGCAACGCCCAAGTTACCACGGTTCTTCCAAACACCGTGTTGACATCTCTAAACTCAGGCGCTAacattttatttagattttttaattaaaaatggtTAGCATATAATAACAGTTGATGACCTCGCCGTAGTGATACAATCAAACTTTCAAGATTTCGAACTTCAATACacttaaatattttattcttttaacgTTAAGGCGcgcctttttttatttattttatttttaaataaaaaataaaaggaatatcaCTACGGTTGTTTTGTTCAACTGTAgtgatatattttgtttttatatttaaaatttttaaatggtTAAACAATGGCGTTTCTTTATAAAATTTCATTATCGTATACCTGAGCAACCAAAAGCCCTAACCAACCAATATCCAAATTAAACCACAATCCTCACACTAACTAAAAGAATACCATAGGGTTTAAACCAACTTATCAAGCACAACAATACTATAACAAGGGAATGGAAAAAAGAAGCTTAAAGGATACCTGCCCGGAGCAACTTCCAACGCAAACTTTGACGCGACGGAGATGGTATGCTTTCAAGCTCTCTCTTTCGATCTCTCTTTTTTCTTCACTTGCTCTCTTCTTTCTACTCTTTTCTAGATGTTGTTGATGCTTAGAAGTTAGGATTATGGTTTTAGGGTTTGGTTTCAACTTCAACAACATTATAGTAGGAAAACGGTAGTTCCATTACAATGAGTCAGTAGGTTTCTTTATAAAGTTTGTTTGTAAGTGTGGAAAGGTGAAGCGTGTGATAATCTGTTAGAAAAGAGAGGGAAAACTTTAGGGTTTTGGTGAAATTTTGCTGAAATTATTAGATGAATCTATGGAAAACATAACCATAACAACCAATAACTATAACAATGTGATATTATGGTTGGTGATTGTATTGTGATGATGCTCATGGTTGAAGTTTGTTGTGTTTCCTTGCAGATTTTGGTGTTGTGTGGTTAAGGGGATGATATATGGTGATGATAGTGGTATCAAGCGTATAGTGCGATTTGATGATAAGCAAGAAATCGTTGATGTCAGTCTAATGAAGAGCAATGGATGGATGATGCGCATAAACTGATGTCCATTCCCTTTCCAATTTCTTTTTACCATTCGTTCTCGTCTTTTGACACACTCTTCTCTCTCAATACATAACCATAACATCCATGACACTCTTCACACATACTGCAACCTTTAAAGCGGCGAGCAACAaatgatttggaaatatttatctgggaaattatcgtctccacagggactagtgtattgaactgccgttcaacagtttccaaagttatgagtttggattgaatattgtttaaagcataaaaacggaagagtaaatattaacacaaaaagaattcattcttcataGAGAAGAGACTTATCAAATATGCAtttaatctacttctcacaaacttaaacttatcgaccagttatactcaacctacaatactcgtcagtaTCATCTAGTGTCGCTaaaaccctaagtcatttctaacccaaagtagaagAACTTCTATATCATCTCGGTgacgatctctcagccaacctcaacaacacagcagATATACATATCATTTgtatcgacgatctctcaaccgacataactaacacgaaagcattaagcttcgatacctataaagattgttagctctaaatataTCTATAGAATCTAGAAACTCAAACCATaaagataatcatcctagataaagattcgagtagtatatgtctataacaactcaAACCCCGAGCAcaaagcaaaaatctaagacgacaatcaacacagatttgtaaagcagatTAAATATAACGTCATgagcgacaaatatacatgaggaGTCATTTTTGCAATATATCTTCTTGTTCTAATCAGCACTTAgcatttttgaaatatatattccTCTTATTAGGCCAATTTATCCCTTGTTAGGGGATCCGAGGCTAAGAGTTCAACATGAGAAAAACGGAAATTTTGTTGGGCGAGCCACATTTTGGCCAATAAATTTAAGTGCTTCAGAGGTGATTCAATACTTTGCTTTGGTGCTAAGGAACGCAAAAAATTCAATTTGTTGGGAGAGCAAAATTTCGCCCACCGAACAGAGACATAGTTTATGTTTTATAAACAGAAAACTAAGGAgtcattttaaaatcaatttgtaaatattttgttatcTTAACTTTATAGTTGAGATTAAGGAAAATGTGAGCTAATAAAAATAGTACAGCAATTGTAAAAAGAGTGATCAACGATTTTTATTGGCTTTTAGATATTACTTTCTTAGTTTATTTTCCTTGTTATTACTATAACTCGTTTGTTGTGAAATAATTTCTGTAATAGATCAATTAGCCATACGACTATTATAGCTCAAAGAAGGATGATATCACATACTATGGGAGaatcacaataaaaaaaatatttatatgtgaCAACTTTTTTAGGTT includes these proteins:
- the LOC131617688 gene encoding dormancy-associated protein 2-like; its protein translation is MESKKTIILILGLMAMVLLFSSEVSARVLTEPSSNIKMENIEKQNGGYRGYPMDGGDNVGLGGGFDRVPIRSTSGVSFSVPIGDLFGRKTKVDNTRN